From Channa argus isolate prfri chromosome 21, Channa argus male v1.0, whole genome shotgun sequence, one genomic window encodes:
- the sema3c gene encoding semaphorin-3C isoform X1, translated as MVRPEGLAGPPLVLAIVLSLMALSLLSTMATSLPQPLPRVFLSFEDLQASQSFEHYSISEKAMDYRILLMDEDQYVCMYVGCKDHVLSMDINNITHGTLKVFWPASTSKIEECQMAGKDPTHGCGNFIRVVQPYNRTHLFMCGSGAYSPVCVYANRGRRPEEQVFHIDSKTESGKGRCSFNPQVNTVSVMLNQELFSGMYIDFMGTDAAIFRSLTKRNAVRTDQHNSKWLSEPIFIDAHLIPDGTDPNDAKLYFFFRERLTDNSGNTKNIHTMLARVCPNDIGGQRSLVNKWTTFLKARMVCSVLEEDGTETHFDELESVFLLETDQPKGLSVFGVFTSTSSVFKGSAVCVYNMADILTIFNGPFAHREGPNFQWVAFQGRIPYPRPGTCPGGAFTPDIQTTKQFPDDVVTFVRNHPVMFNSIYPVGKRPLVVRTNTDYKYTSVAVDQVVAADGNYQVLFLGTDKGTIQKVIVLPSNHSLHEDLILEELEVFKNQAPVTNLRISSKKQQLYVSSEFGVSQVSLHRCRAYGSACADCCLARDPYCAWDGLSCSRFYPTGKRRSRRQDIIHGNPLTQCRGFNLKAYRNAVEMTQYGVKNNTTFLECLPKSPQASIRWLIQRDNDRRKEVKLSERVLSTEHGLLIRSVQLSDQGLYYCLTTENGFKRTVAKIRLRVLSEAMVSMLTDKQQSPWAWASSLHPKVLLAAFSPAESLAVQQYCKERKELQKLQQRQQQQPQPPGPLRGDLAKLKPLLDRRKSRNRRNHLPEV; from the exons ACCTGCAGGCCTCCCAGTCCTTTGAACACTACAGTATATCAGAAAAGGCCATGGACTACAGGATCCTGCTGATGGACGAGGAccagtatgtatgtatgtatgtgggCTGCAAAGACCATGTCCTCTCCATGGACATCAATAACATCACCCATGGCACGCTGAAG GTGTTTTGGCCTGCATCTACTAGCAAGATAGAGGAATGCCAAATGGCAGGCAAGGACCCTACG CACGGCTGTGGGAACTTCATCCGGGTGGTGCAGCCTTACAACAGAACCCATCTGTTCATGTGTGGTAGCGGAGCCTACAGTCCTGTCTGCGTTTACGCCAACAGGGGACGCAGACCAGAG GAACAAGTATTTCACATTGACTCGAAGACCGAATCAGGAAAAGGGAGGTGCTCCTTCAACCCTCAAGTGAATACAGTCTCTGTGATGCTCA accaGGAGCTGTTCTCAGGCATGTACATTGACTTCATGGGGACAGATGCTGCCATCTTCAGGAGCCTGACCAAGAGAAATGCAGTGCGTACAGACCAGCACAACTCAAAGTGGCTTAGTG AGCCAATCTTCATCGATGCCCACCTGATACCAGATGGAACAGACCCTAATGATGCGAAGTTGTACTTTTTCTTCCGTGAGCGGTTGACTGATAACAGTGGAAACACTAAAAATATCCACACTATGTTGGCCAGAGTGTGTCCA AACGACATCGGGGGACAGCGGAGTCTGGTCAACAAATGGACCACCTTCCTCAAGGCTCGGATGGTGTGTTCGGTTCTGGAGGAAGACGGAACCGAAACACACTTTGATGAACTTG aaagtgtgtttttgctgGAAACGGATCAACCCAAGGGCTTGTCGGTGTTTGGAGTCTTCACGTCCACAAG CTCTGTGTTTAAAGGCTCAGCGGTGTGTGTGTACAACATGGCAGACATCCTCACCATCTTCAACGGGCCCTTTGCACACAGAGAGGGGCCTAACTTTCAGTGGGTGGCGTTCCAGGGACGCATTCCTTATCCACGGCCGGGAACC TGCCCCGGCGGAGCCTTCACCCCCGACATCCAGACAACAAAACAGTTCCCAGATGACGTGGTGACCTTCGTGCGGAACCACCCGGTCATGTTCAATTCCATCTACCCTGTGGGGAAGAGGCCCCTGGTGGTTCGAACCAACACTGACTACAAATACACGTCGGTGGCCGTGGACCAGGTCGTGGCCGCCGACGGCAACTACCAAGTGCTGTTCCTGGGCACAG ACAAAGGTACAATACAGAAGGTGATTGTCCTGCCAAGCAACCATTCCCTGCATGAAGATCTGAtcctggaggagctggaagTGTTTAAG AACCAAGCTCCCGTGACAAATTTGAGAATATCCTCAAAAAAA CAACAGCTGTATGTCAGCTCGGAGTTCGGGGTCTCGCAGGTCTCCCTGCACCGGTGTCGCGCTTACGGTTCAGCGTGCGCCGACTGCTGCCTCGCCAGAGACCCTTACTGCGCCTGGGACGGCCTCAGCTGCTCTCGCTTCTATCCCACTGGAAAAAG gaggagcaggaggcaGGACATTATCCATGGAAATCCACTCACTCAGTGCAGAGGATTCAATCTAAAGG CCTACAGAAATGCAGTGGAGATGACGCAGTACGGTGTGAAAAACAATACCACCTTCCTGGAGTGCCTGCCCAAGTCTCCCCAGGCCTCTATTCGCTGGCTGATTCAGAGGGACAATGACAGGAGGAAAGAG GTGAAGCTGAGCGAGCGCGTCCTCTCCACTGAGCACGGCCTTCTGATCCGCTCCGTCCAGCTGTCCGACCAGGGCCTGTACTACTGCCTGACCACCGAGAACGGCTTCAAGCGAACCGTCGCTAAGATCCGCCTGCGCGTGCTGAGCGAAGCCATGGTGAGCATGCTAACAGACAAGCAGCAGTCCCCGTGGGCGTGGGCCAGCTCTTTGCACCCTAAGGTCCTGTTGGCGGCCTTCAGTCCTGCAGAGAGCCTGGCTGTGCAACAATACtgcaaagagagaaaggagCTCCAGAAGCTCcagcagaggcagcagcagcagcctcagccACCTGGACCTCTCAGAGGGGACCTGGCCAAGTTGAAGCCCCTATTGGACCGGAGGAAGAGCCGCAACCGGCGGAATCACCTCCCAGAGGTCTGA
- the sema3c gene encoding semaphorin-3C isoform X2: MRDLCCSESQPAHCKQAPTNIWHGCGNFIRVVQPYNRTHLFMCGSGAYSPVCVYANRGRRPEEQVFHIDSKTESGKGRCSFNPQVNTVSVMLNQELFSGMYIDFMGTDAAIFRSLTKRNAVRTDQHNSKWLSEPIFIDAHLIPDGTDPNDAKLYFFFRERLTDNSGNTKNIHTMLARVCPNDIGGQRSLVNKWTTFLKARMVCSVLEEDGTETHFDELESVFLLETDQPKGLSVFGVFTSTSSVFKGSAVCVYNMADILTIFNGPFAHREGPNFQWVAFQGRIPYPRPGTCPGGAFTPDIQTTKQFPDDVVTFVRNHPVMFNSIYPVGKRPLVVRTNTDYKYTSVAVDQVVAADGNYQVLFLGTDKGTIQKVIVLPSNHSLHEDLILEELEVFKNQAPVTNLRISSKKQQLYVSSEFGVSQVSLHRCRAYGSACADCCLARDPYCAWDGLSCSRFYPTGKRRSRRQDIIHGNPLTQCRGFNLKAYRNAVEMTQYGVKNNTTFLECLPKSPQASIRWLIQRDNDRRKEVKLSERVLSTEHGLLIRSVQLSDQGLYYCLTTENGFKRTVAKIRLRVLSEAMVSMLTDKQQSPWAWASSLHPKVLLAAFSPAESLAVQQYCKERKELQKLQQRQQQQPQPPGPLRGDLAKLKPLLDRRKSRNRRNHLPEV, translated from the exons ATGAGGGACTTGTGCTGCTCTGAGTCACAGCCTGCCCACTGCAAACAGGCTCCCACAAATATTTGG CACGGCTGTGGGAACTTCATCCGGGTGGTGCAGCCTTACAACAGAACCCATCTGTTCATGTGTGGTAGCGGAGCCTACAGTCCTGTCTGCGTTTACGCCAACAGGGGACGCAGACCAGAG GAACAAGTATTTCACATTGACTCGAAGACCGAATCAGGAAAAGGGAGGTGCTCCTTCAACCCTCAAGTGAATACAGTCTCTGTGATGCTCA accaGGAGCTGTTCTCAGGCATGTACATTGACTTCATGGGGACAGATGCTGCCATCTTCAGGAGCCTGACCAAGAGAAATGCAGTGCGTACAGACCAGCACAACTCAAAGTGGCTTAGTG AGCCAATCTTCATCGATGCCCACCTGATACCAGATGGAACAGACCCTAATGATGCGAAGTTGTACTTTTTCTTCCGTGAGCGGTTGACTGATAACAGTGGAAACACTAAAAATATCCACACTATGTTGGCCAGAGTGTGTCCA AACGACATCGGGGGACAGCGGAGTCTGGTCAACAAATGGACCACCTTCCTCAAGGCTCGGATGGTGTGTTCGGTTCTGGAGGAAGACGGAACCGAAACACACTTTGATGAACTTG aaagtgtgtttttgctgGAAACGGATCAACCCAAGGGCTTGTCGGTGTTTGGAGTCTTCACGTCCACAAG CTCTGTGTTTAAAGGCTCAGCGGTGTGTGTGTACAACATGGCAGACATCCTCACCATCTTCAACGGGCCCTTTGCACACAGAGAGGGGCCTAACTTTCAGTGGGTGGCGTTCCAGGGACGCATTCCTTATCCACGGCCGGGAACC TGCCCCGGCGGAGCCTTCACCCCCGACATCCAGACAACAAAACAGTTCCCAGATGACGTGGTGACCTTCGTGCGGAACCACCCGGTCATGTTCAATTCCATCTACCCTGTGGGGAAGAGGCCCCTGGTGGTTCGAACCAACACTGACTACAAATACACGTCGGTGGCCGTGGACCAGGTCGTGGCCGCCGACGGCAACTACCAAGTGCTGTTCCTGGGCACAG ACAAAGGTACAATACAGAAGGTGATTGTCCTGCCAAGCAACCATTCCCTGCATGAAGATCTGAtcctggaggagctggaagTGTTTAAG AACCAAGCTCCCGTGACAAATTTGAGAATATCCTCAAAAAAA CAACAGCTGTATGTCAGCTCGGAGTTCGGGGTCTCGCAGGTCTCCCTGCACCGGTGTCGCGCTTACGGTTCAGCGTGCGCCGACTGCTGCCTCGCCAGAGACCCTTACTGCGCCTGGGACGGCCTCAGCTGCTCTCGCTTCTATCCCACTGGAAAAAG gaggagcaggaggcaGGACATTATCCATGGAAATCCACTCACTCAGTGCAGAGGATTCAATCTAAAGG CCTACAGAAATGCAGTGGAGATGACGCAGTACGGTGTGAAAAACAATACCACCTTCCTGGAGTGCCTGCCCAAGTCTCCCCAGGCCTCTATTCGCTGGCTGATTCAGAGGGACAATGACAGGAGGAAAGAG GTGAAGCTGAGCGAGCGCGTCCTCTCCACTGAGCACGGCCTTCTGATCCGCTCCGTCCAGCTGTCCGACCAGGGCCTGTACTACTGCCTGACCACCGAGAACGGCTTCAAGCGAACCGTCGCTAAGATCCGCCTGCGCGTGCTGAGCGAAGCCATGGTGAGCATGCTAACAGACAAGCAGCAGTCCCCGTGGGCGTGGGCCAGCTCTTTGCACCCTAAGGTCCTGTTGGCGGCCTTCAGTCCTGCAGAGAGCCTGGCTGTGCAACAATACtgcaaagagagaaaggagCTCCAGAAGCTCcagcagaggcagcagcagcagcctcagccACCTGGACCTCTCAGAGGGGACCTGGCCAAGTTGAAGCCCCTATTGGACCGGAGGAAGAGCCGCAACCGGCGGAATCACCTCCCAGAGGTCTGA